The genomic interval GCGCCCGCCAGCAGCGCCGACTTCAGCGCGATCAGATGGACCACGAGGCCGAGCGCGCCGACCAGCGCGAAGAACAGAAAGCGCGGCTCGACCACGTCGCCGGTCAGCTTGGCGAAGATGAGGCCCAGGAATTCGACGCCGATCTGGACGTTGAACTTGCTTTCGCCCTGCTCGCGCCTGCCGAACACATAGGACTGCTCCGCCACCCGCAGCGAAGGCCCGGCGGTGGCGACGATGTCGAGCAGGATCTTGAAGCCGGCCGGCGACAGCCGCTCCGCGATCGCGTCGAACCGGTCGCGCCGCAGCATGAAGAAGCCGCTCATCGGATCGGACAGCGGCACGTCGAGGATCTTGCGCGTGATGTTCGTGGCGAGAAGGCTCAGCCGGCCGCGCGCCGCATCGAACGATTCGGCGCTGCCGCCCGCGATATAGCGGCTGGCGGCGACGAGGTCGGCCGTGCCGCCGCGCAGCTTATCGAGCATCGCCACCAGGGCGTGCTCGTCATGCTGGAGGTCGGCGTCCATCACCGCGACGAACGGCGCGCTGGAAGCCAGCATGCCCTCGATGCAGGCGCCGGCAAGCCCGCGCCGGCCGACGCGGCGCAGGCAGCGCACGCGCGGATCGCGCGCCGCGATCGCCTTGGCGGTCTCGGCGGTGCCGTCCGGCGAATCGTCGTCGACGAAGATCGCCTCCCAGGCGATGCCGGCCAGCGCCGCATCCAGCCGCCGCACCAGCTCGGCGACATTGTCCCGTTCCTTGAAGGTGGGAAGGACGATGGAAAGCTCGACAGCGGACACGCAAATCTCCTGGCGCCGCCTTGGTGGCAACAGGCCAGGACGGCGTCAAGGGATGCCCGCTAGAGGAAGTAGACCGACCAGAGGACGACGCCGGCCACCACCGCCAGCGCCAGGCTGACGCGCAGGACCCAGCGGACATGGCCCGAGGTCTCGCCCTGGCGGGCGTCCTCGGTCGATACGACCTGTTTGGGGGTCGAATTGTCGGTCATGGGTGTCGCCATGTCACGCTCCCTGTGGGGCGGCGGGATGGATGCGCCGTTCGAGCTCCGCGCGGGCATCGTTGACGAGCTGCAGGCGCTGGGTTTCGCCCTCGCCGTCCTGCTCGCGAATCCGCCGCTCCCAGGCGCTCAGGATCTCGAGCCGCTCCTCGTCGTTGAATCGCCGGTCGCGCATCACGTCCAGCGGGGCGCGATGGAAGCGGAGCGGCTCCTGCACGATGTCTTCGATGAGCTTCTTCTTGGTCATCAGCGGGACAATCGGATCAGAACCGCCCCAGAAGCACGAGCACCAGCACGATGATGAGAACCAGGCCCAACCCGCCGCTCGGGTAGTAGCCCCAATTGCGGCTGTGCGGCCAGGACGGCCACGCGCCGAACAAAAGAAGCAGAAGGACGATGATGAGAATTGTGCCGAGCATCTGGACTTACCTCGCAAGAACCTTGTGTTGGGAACACCAAGGTCACGGCAGAGTTCCGCCGCCGGTTCAGCGTCCGCGCCGTTTGCGCGTCGCGGCGGCCTTCTTCGCGGACGCCGAACGCTGCGCCGCGGTGCGGCCGGCCGCGGCGGCGCCGCCGAGGCGTCCGCCCTTGCGCGACGGCGCACGGTCCTCGCTGCGCCCGCGGCCCGAGCCGCTCTTCTTGCCGCCATGGGTCTCGGCGTTCACCGTCGCCCAAGCGCGCCGTTCGGCTTCCTTCTTCGCCGTTCCGT from Rhizomicrobium sp. carries:
- a CDS encoding glycosyltransferase family 2 protein, producing the protein MSAVELSIVLPTFKERDNVAELVRRLDAALAGIAWEAIFVDDDSPDGTAETAKAIAARDPRVRCLRRVGRRGLAGACIEGMLASSAPFVAVMDADLQHDEHALVAMLDKLRGGTADLVAASRYIAGGSAESFDAARGRLSLLATNITRKILDVPLSDPMSGFFMLRRDRFDAIAERLSPAGFKILLDIVATAGPSLRVAEQSYVFGRREQGESKFNVQIGVEFLGLIFAKLTGDVVEPRFLFFALVGALGLVVHLIALKSALLAGARDFYTAQAIATFVALTSNFFLNNELTYRDRRLKGASMFWGFVVFCLFCSIGAFTNVGIANWLYAEEKVWWVAGAAGAAMGLFWNYAMSSLFVWRTR
- a CDS encoding DUF3309 family protein — encoded protein: MLGTILIIVLLLLLFGAWPSWPHSRNWGYYPSGGLGLVLIIVLVLVLLGRF